CGATTTCGTCGTGCGAGAGACCCAAATTCTCCGGGCCGAACGCTACGTCCGCGCCGATTGTCGCGGCGACGAACCCGTCGCGCGGTTGCTGGAACACCATCCCGACGTTGGTGCGGGCGGCCACGAGGTCCTCGTGGACTGGCGTGCCATCGACCAGCACCTCGCCCGAATCGGGTTCGAGCAGACCGTTGAACTGCCGGACGAGACTCGTTTTTCCGGAGCCGTTCGGTCCTGCGACGAGGACGAACTCGCCGTCATCGATGGCGAGGCTGACTTCGTCGAGTGCCACGAAATCGCCGTAGCGATGCACCAACTCGCGCGTTTCGATCATCTGAATTGCTACTCACTCTTCACTCGGCGGCGATTTGGTCGCTGTTGACGATGCCGACTGCGGCGGCGATTTTGAACGCTTCGGCGGGGATGAACGCCAACGCGCCCGCGACGAACGCTTTCTGGAGGCTCATGCCCAGGACGAGCGAGAGACCGACGACGCCGAAGGCGTAGATGACGGCGGTACCGACGACCATTGCTCCGACGAGTCGAACCACGTTGCGCTCTCCCGGATTCGTCAGTCGGAGGCCACCGTGAACGATGACGCCGACCAGAAACGCGGCGACGGGATACGACCAGAGATAGCCACCCGACTGACCGAACAGTACACCGACACCACTCGACCCGCCAGCGAAGATTGGCGCACCGACCGCACCCGCGACCAGATACAGCCCCATCGACGTGCCGCCCCAGATAGGGCCGAGCAGAATCCCGGCCAAAAAGACCCCAAGTACCTGCAAACTGATAGTTACTGGCGACACTGGATTGGGGAACGACACGTACGCGAACGCGCCAGTGAGCGCGGCCAGCAGTGCCGCGCGAGCGACGTTCTCGACGGCTTCCTCGCCAACTAACTCGACGGTTTCCGTTTCGGTACTCATACAGTCTCGTCGCTCGTCAACGGAAATGAAAACTTCGGTTGACGACGCAGTCGCGTGGTGGTCGTTCTCATCGCCGACAGGTTTAAATCACACCGTCACGTGGGGCCAAAACCATAGAGCATGGACGAGAAGACTGAGGAACTGCGTGACATCTTCATGGACGTCACCGACGAATCCACCGTCACCGAACGACAAGAGGAGTCCCACGGCTCGCTCAGTTCGGAGGCGGAGGTCGAGGAACGACTCCGCGAAGTCGTTGCTCGGATGCGCGACCGGTACGACTTCGGCACGACGCTGACCGACGAGGAACTCGTAACCGTCGTCCGCGGCTTCTACGCCGGGGACTCCGACGCCGACATCGCCCGCGAGCTAGACGACGAATCGCTCGGCAAGACCGTCTCGCGCGCCCGTATCGACTTACATCTACTCCGCGAGACTGACTTCGACGCGCCGTTCGACCTCGACGAACTGCGAGAACTGCTGGAGGACGAGGTCACGAACGCCGAGGCCGCCGAGCAACTGGACGTGAGCGAATCGACCGTTCGGAAGTACCGCCGCGTAGTCGAAACCGAACAAGAACGCCTGACGGTCAGCGACCAGTTCCGCGACGAGTTCGAGAACATCCTGAAAGACCGCGAACTCACCGACCGAATGACCGAGGAGGCCCAAAAAGACGGGTTAGAGGACGCGACCGAGGGCATGGAGACGAACGTTTCCTTCTAGACGACCTTTTCCTGCGGGGTGGGCGCAGAGCGCCAACCCGCTGGCAAAACGTCGATGAAAAGCACTGCGTCACCCGCGACAGAGCGCGCGAAGCGCGCTCTTCTACGGGTTCCTTGGCCCGCTCGCTCGGCGGCGCGCAAGGCGCGCCGCCTGCGCTCGCGGTAGATTTCGGTGTCTTCTGGTGGACGACTGGTCGGCTGAAATTGGTGGGTAGTTCCTAAGCGAAATCAGGAGTTTGAGAAGCGTGGCCGAAAGCTTATGCCACGGTTCAGACAATAGTCGCGTCGATGCCCTCCAACTGGAGATCCACTCTTCTCGCGGCCGTTCGCGTCGTGTTCGTCGTCACCGGCGTCGGGGTTACGGCCATGACCGTTCATACGTTGGTGACGATGCCACCACCGCCGCCAGAGAGTGACGGGTTCGCGCACGGAATGGCGGCGATTATCGGTGGTCTACTCATAGTCCTGATGCTCGGACTCGCCGCGGTTGGCGTCAGTCTCCCCGCGCTACTCGGACGCGACGACCCCCTCGGGTTCAACGAGTACCAACGCCTCGCGCTGAAGGGAGCAGGTGTCCTGATTGGGGGCGGACTCGCCGTCGGGCTTCTGCTGGGTTTCGTCGTCGGACTTCAGTACGGCATCATCCTCTGGTTCGGACTCGTCGTGCTGGCCATCTGTGTGGTCTTTGCGACCCTCGTCTGGCGACTGGTCGAGGCCCTCGTTCGCCTACTGTCCCGGACGCTCCAAGAGGGTACGTCGTAGTCGCTGAAGTTCGAGAGGCCGTCCGTAGATTCAAATACCGAGGCGGCACCAACTCGCTGCGTGTCCAAAGTCCCCTTCAGCGAACTCTCGACAGCGGCGTACTGCCCCCGGAAACTCTACTACCAGCGCCGCGACGAGTTCGAGATGCCCGAGGAAGTCGAGGCCCGCCGAAAGCTGGCGTTTCGGTACGGCGACCTGCTTGACGCCTCGGCTTCGGAACTTTCTGGCCTCCCACTCCACGTCTCGCCCGAGGAGTTCCGACGAAATCTCGACCGCTCCCGCGACCGATTTTCGGCGGTGTGGCCCGCAATTCGGAATCCGAACGAGCGCGAGCGACTGACGACCGGTCGTGAATGTCGTGGCATCGTCCACAAGGTGCTGGACCTCGGGGTACCGACGCCATCGATGGTCTTCACCGGAGACCCACCAGAAAATGGTGTCTGGGAAGGCCAGAGCGTCCGGGCAGTCGCGGCGGCCAAGGCACTCTCGTGGGAACACGAACAGTCAGTCGAGCGCGCGTTCGTTGAGTATCCCGCCCACGGAATCGTCCGCGAAATAGACCTGCACACGCGCCGAAAGGCGGCGTTCCGGCAGGCGCTCGAAGCCGCCCAATCGATAGACGGGCCACCGCCGCGACTCAGCGGCGACTCGAAGTGCGAGCCCTGCGACTACCGAGAGGAGTGTGGCGTCAAGACGCGGTCGCTCAGGTCGATGCTGGGGTTGTGACGGTTACGTCTGCTTGGCCAGCCACGCCTCCACCGCCTCGGCGTTCGCGCCTCGGCGGTGAATCTCGCCCGTCTCGACGTTGACGACCGTGCTTCCAGTTCCGCCGTCCGTCTCGCCGCCGTCCAGAATCACCGCCACGGCGTCCCGAATCTCCGAATCGAGGTCCGCAATTTTGGTCGCGCTCGGGCGACCGCTCACGTTTGCGCTCGTGCTGGTAACGGGAGTCGGTGCGGCCTCTCGAAGCAGTGCGAGCGCGCCCTCGTGGTCGGGTACCCGAACGCCAACGCGGCTCCGACCGCCGGTCAGCACGTCCGGCACCTCGTCGGTCTTCTCGCAGAGGACCGTCACCGGGCCGGGCAGAAATTCGCGCATGAACGTCTCCTCGCGGTCGCTCGCGTGAACGTAGTTCAGGGCGCTGTCAACGTCCGGTACCGCGAGCGAGACCGGCTTGTCGCGGTCGCGTCGTTTGGCGTCGAAGACGCGCTTGACGGCCGTCTCGTTCAGTGCGTCCGCGCCGAGTCCGTAGACCGTCTCGGTCGGGTACACGACGAGGTCGCCGTCGTGGATGGCTTCGACTGCGCGTTCGATGTCCGCGTCGCTCATCACTTACTCGTCGGGCGCTTTCGAAGAAAAATGTAGTGTTCCGCTACAGCGACCCGATGCCGCTGTAGTTTTTCGCCAACCCTGCGTGGTTGTCTATCTCGTCGTACAAGTCGCCGGGCACGTACTGGTGCGCGCCGTTCTGCTCGACGGTAAAGTGGACGTGCGGGCCGGTCGAGTTGCCCGTACTCCCCATCTCGCCGATGTGGTCCCCGAAGTTCACGCTCTGGCCTTCGCTGACGAGGATGTCACTGAGGTGGCAGTACATCGTCCGATAGCCGTTCGCGTGGTCTATCTTGATGTAGTAGCCACAGCCACCCGACTCGTAGTCGGTGACGGCGACCGTGCCGCCTCGTGCGGCGTAGACGTTCGTCCCAGTGTCGTTGGCGATGTCCAGCGCGAGGTGGCCGCTCTTGTGTTCCTGAGTGACCTGTCCGACGCAGGGGTAGCCGAAGTCCGCGTGGGCGAGCCAGTTGTCGCCTTCGGCAGACCAACCGGTCACGCGACCGTTGTTGCCGTCGCCGTTGTACTGGACCTTCCACCACGTGTAGCCGTCGGCGTTCGTCGGGCCGTCGATGATGTAGCCGCCGGTGTACTGCTCGGCGACTGCCTTACGACCGTAGCCCGTTCCGGGACCGTTACGGACGCTGAGGCCAGTCGTCGTGTAGACGGGGAGGCCGACGTAGTGGGCCGCGGCACTTCCGGAGGCGGCCGTCAGGCCGACTCCACCCACGATGCTCGCGCTCGATGCTTTCAGGAAACTTCGTCTGCTGATTTCGTCTTTCATCGTGAGACCTCGAATCAAGGTCCCTTCTACAGAGGAATAAAATTCTCCTAGGACTAATCTAGAAATTAAGTCTTAGAACGTATTGATGTACTTCTTTACAGATTCTCGACGGCGGATTCGACTTCGTCGTAGTCGGGGAAGTCGGGCCACTCCTGGGCGACCCACGCGTACTCGACGGTTCGGTCTTCGTCTAGTAGGAAGACCGCCGGGCGCGGTTCGCTGACTCCGGCCATCCCGTCCAAGTCGTGGACGATGCCGTACTCCTCTGCGACGCCGTTCTGCGGGTCGCTGAACAGTCGGTAGTCCATGCCGCGCTCCTCGATTAGTTGCTTGTGCGCGTAGGGGTCCGAGATGGAGAGGCCGACGACGGTGAGGTCGCCTTCCCCGTTGCGACCCCATCCTCGGTCCCGAATCTCGTTCCAGACGTACGTCGCGGGAAACGCCCCGTCCATGGTGTAGAAGACCAACAGTACCGGTCCCTCGTCCGTGAGGTCCGACAGCGACGCGTCTTCCCAGAACTCCTCGTTGACCAGCGGGCGCGTGAAGTCGGGCGCAGTGTCGCCCACGTCTACGTGGTCTGTGTCGGGGAGAGTCACGACGTCGAAATCGACCATCTCAGGCACCTCCAGTCCCATAGGTCGCGTCGAGGTACTCGACGATGTTCGCGCTCTCGCTCATCGTGACGCCGGTGTTCTCGTCTACGATTGCTGGGACGGTGCGCTTGCCGCTGATTCGCTTGACGACGTTCCGGTCGCTGTGCATCGGTTCGACGAACCGGGAGTCGTAGTCGAGGTCGTACTCCTGTAGCTTCTTGACGACGCGTTCACAGTACGGGCACGCTTGGAGACGGTACAGCGTGATATCGCCACTGTCACCGGTTGACGCACTCATACTCTCTTCTTTGTGTGAACTAGCCGTAAGGCCTTCGCTCGCGGCAGTCTCACACGACCTCTCGGATAAAGAGTAAAGAGTTAATCGTCCCCATTGTAAAGTTGGGATACTGAATGGCACCACGCTCTACGTCCGCCGTTATGTTCGCACAAGAGGCTCCTCCCCCTGAGTACTTCGGTATAGTCTTCGGAGACAGTCTCGTCACGTGGCTCGGAGCAGGAGCTATCGTCGTTCTCATCGGTCTCTCGGCGTTCTTCTCGTCGTCCGAGATTGCGATGTTCTCGCTTGCGAAACACCGAGTGGATGCGCTGGTCGAGGACGGCGTTCCCGGTTCGGAGACGGTCGCCGCGCTGAAGAACGACCCCCACCGCTTGCTCATCACCATCCTCGTCGGTAACAACATCGTCAACATCGCGATGTCGTCGATAGCGACCGGTGTCCTCGCGCTCCACATGAACCAAGGCACCGCAGTCGCCGTCGCCACCTTCGGCATCACCGCGCTCGTCTTGCTGTTCGGCGAGAGCGCGCCGAAGTCCTACGCCGTCGAGAACACCGAATCGTGGTCGCTCCGCATCGCCAAGCCGCTCAAATTCTCCGAGTACGCGCTGTTGCCCTTGGTCGTCCTGTTCGACCACCTCACTCGTCTCGTCAATCGAGTCACGGGTGGCCGCTCGGCCATCGAAACTTCCTACGTCACTCGCGACGAGATTCAGAACCTCATCGAGACTGGCGAGCGCGAGGGCGTCATCGAGGAAGACGAACGCGAGATGCTCCAGCGCATCTTCCGGTTCAACAACACCATCGCCAAGGAGGTCATGACGCCGCGCCTCGATATGACCGCGGTGCCGAAAGACGCCACCATCGAGGAGGCGATTCAGACGTGCATCCAGAGCGACCACGAGCGCGTCCCCATCTACGAAGGCAGTCTCGACAACGTCATCGGCATCGTCCACATCCGAGATTTGGTCCGGGAACACAACTACGGCGAGCGCCCGGACCTCGAACTCGAAGACGTGATTCAACCGACCCTGCACGTCCCCGAGAGCAAGAACGTAGACGAACTGCTCACCGAGATGCGGGAGAACCGCATGCAGATGGTCATCGTCATCGACGAGTTCGGGACCACTGAGGGGCTCATCACCATGGAGGACATGGTCGAGGAAATCGTCGGCGACATCCTCGAAGGCGAGGAAGAAGAGCCAGTCGAGTACGTTGACGACGACACGGTCATCGTCCGCGGCGAACTCAACATAGACGAGGTCAACGACGCGCTCGACATCGAACTCCCCGAAGGCGAAGAGTTCGAGACCATCGCAGGCTTCATCTTCAACCGCGCGGGCCGCCTCGTGGAGGAAGGCGAAGACATCACCTACGACGGCGTGCGCCTGTACGTCGAACAGGTCGAAAACACCCGCATCATGAAAGCGCGCGTGACGAAACTGGACGACGAAGAACGCGCGGAAGTCGAGAGCGAAGAAGAAATCGAGATAGAAGAGGGCGTCGAACCGGAGAGCAATTAAGGGTCGAAGCCGCCCGAAAGACCACTGTTTACTTCTCCGTCTTCTGCATCTGCGTTACGTTCTCGAACTCGAACTGCGCGCCACCGTCGGCGCTCTCTGTTAGCTCACACGTCCACTCGTACACCGTCGCCATCTCTTGGACGAACGTAAGCCCGAGCCCCATTCCTCCGTGATTGGCCGCTGTCGTGTATCCCGTGCCGAAGACTCCCTCTCGGGCTTCTTCGGGGATGCCAGTTCCGTCGTCAGCCACGTAGAACCCCGTCGGGAGTTCGCCGACGGAGACGGTGACGTCTGTCTTGCCGTCCTCCACGTCGTCGTCCGACAGATTATGGCTCGTGGAGCCATGCTCCACGGCGTTCTCGAAGAGATTCCTGAACAGGTGCTGAACGTACGTTTTGTCCGCGTTCACCGTCTGGTCCGTCGTCACCTCCAGCGTCGCATTCGCCGCGTCCACTTCGTCCCACGCGCGCTGTGCGGCGTCTTCGAGTCGCACCTGCGTGTTCTCGGAAATCGCCTCCTGGCCGCGCGTGATGACTAACATGACCTCGATGATGTTCTCGATACGACTGAACGCTTCGGTGACGTATTCGACCGCTTCCGGACTCGCTTCCGTCGGGAGTTGCTGGCTGTAGATTTGCCCGATTGCGACGGGATTGCGCAGTTCGTGGGCTATCATGCCTGCGAAGCTGTCGAGTCGCTCGTTCTGCCGTTCGAGTCGCTGTTCGCGCTCATTGCGCTTTGTGACGTCACGGACGACGACGACCTTGTCGTGGCTAGCGCCCTCTTGCTCCGGGAGCGGTGCAATCGTCCACTCCACATCGACGACATCTCCGGAGGCCGTTTCCAATGTAGTCTCGTACGTCTTTCCGCCTGCGACGCCGTTGGCCAAGTGACGTTGGACCTCCTCGGCTATCTCGTCTAAATCCGTCCGCTCGTCTGCGACGAGCGACACGTGCGAACCGACGAGTTCCTCCCGTTCGTAGCCGACAAGTTCGAGGTAGGCTTCGTTGGCCAACGTGAAGTTGTTGTCCTCGTCGGCTACGAAGATACCGTCGTTGACGGTTTCGACGATGGTTTGGTAGCGTTCGAGTTCCCGACTGTATCGCTCCGCTTCGCGCTGTTTTTCCTCGGCGTCTAGCGCTCGGTTTCGCGCTCGCGCGTCGTGATACCCCATTCCGAGTCCAGCGACGCTGGCGAGTGCGGGGAGGACGACCAAGGCCGACACGAGGTCGTCTACGCTCCCGGCGAGCAGGCCGAAAGAGACGATACCGAACATCGCCCCGATGCCGCGCACGCACCAACTGCCGACGACGTCGTAGAGGTCCGCGCGGACGTTCGTTTGTGGAAGGCGATATCCTGTGTAGCAGAGGACGAGGCCGCTCGCACCGACCAAAACAGGAGGCGTCAGAATCTCGCCGACTGCTCCGTCTCCCACGACTGGGAATCCCACGGCGAACGCGAGGTACAGTCCCCCGAGGGTGAAGACGACACGCCGCCCGCCGACGGCCGAGACGATTCGTGACAAGTATCCCATCGGTCAGTGCGAGGCAGTGAGTCGTAATGACGATTGGGGTTTCTCCACGGCTACTGTCGGGAATTTGCTGTTCTCAGCACGTCGAGACGCTACAACGCGCTGTCTATCGCCGTGAAGGCTCCGTAGCCGACGCCAATCGCAAGCACCAGCGACCCCAACCACGCCAGCACGGTGTAGACCATCTTCTTCCTGCTCACGCCACCACCGCCAGCGGCGTACCCGCTCCCGATAATCGCGCTCACGATAATCTCGTTGAACGAGACGGGGATGCCGAAGAAGACGGCGCTCTGAGCGATGGCGAACGAGGGAATCAGCGCGGCGATGGAGCGGCGCGGTCCGAGCGCCGAGTAGTCCTGCGCGAGCGCCTTTATCATCCGCGGTGCGCCGGTCCACGACCCGGCGAGTAGGCCGATGCCGCCCCCAACGAGAACCGGAATCAGCGGAATGGCGTACGGGTCTAGCAACGGAACCAGCGGGCCGATAGCCAGACCGACCTGACTCCCACCCGCGGAGAACGCGACGAGGCTCCCGAGCGCGAGCAGGAAGTGTCGCTGTCCCGCGTCGGCGTCTTGCTCCATGTCCCAGAACAACAGCGCGGCGACGCCGCCAGCGATGACCAGCGAGGCGGCGACGCGCCCGGTGTCGATTCCGCTGACGACCGGTAACGAGAGACCACGCGAGAGAGCGAACGCGAGCGAACGACTGGTGTCGCCCGTGCCGAAAATCGTGAACCTGATGTTGGCGACGATGAGGCCGACGAACCCGGCGAGTATCGGAATAGCGACTCGTTCGGTGATTCGCTCCGACCGGAGCAGTTTCGCGGTTCCGTAGGCGATGGAACCGCCGACGAACGGCGTCAGAATCCACAGCGCCGAAATCTGGCGATACTTCGCCCACGCGGGGTCGCCGCCCATCGCCAACCCGACGCCGACGATAGCGCCGGTGACGGTGAACGCCGTCGCAATCGGATAGCCCGTGAAGACGCCGAACGCGACCAGCAGGGCCGCGACTATCAGGCCAGTCGTCGCGGCGGGTGCGGTAAGTTGCACGCCCTCGATGAGTTGCGTTCCGACCGCTTCGGAGACGTTTGCACCCTGCAACACCGCTCCGAGAAAGCCGAGCAGACCGACGACGAAGCCCGCTCGCATCACCGAAATTGCGTTCGCACCGACCGCCGGAGCGAACGGCGTGGACCCCGAGGAGCCTGCGCCGATAGCCCACGCCATGAACAGACTGGCGACTCCGGCGATTACCAACGTCGCGACGCCACCTACAGCCATGCCCGAAACGTGTCGCCGACAGTAGAATAGTGTACCGGCCTGCGGTCGAGAACGTGGGTTCGCTCCTCTCAGGTCGTCGTCGATTTCGGTTCGTCCTCGTCTTCGGGGGCTTCGACGCCTTCGGCGACCTCCACCGTGTCGGTTCGCTTCTCGGTATCGACGTGCCAGCGGTCGATTTCGTCCTCGTAGGCCGCCAACTTCTCGCTGACCATCGTTTTCAACTCGTCGTCGTTGACGTTGACTTCGAAGACGAAGGTCTCTTCGCCGTCGCCCCGCCCGGTCTGCTGGACGTTGGCGCTGATGAGGTCGTTGTCGAAGTAGTACGGCGCGAGGCGAGTCATGACCTTCTGGTACACTGTGTCTTCGACCTTCCTGATGGCCTTCCGACTCGCGGAGTCAGCCGCGCGAGCGACGTAGCTCACCGAGTCCTGCCAGCTATCGACCGCCTCGTCGGTCTTCTCCTCCTCTAACTTCTGGTAGGACTCGCTTATCTTCTCGCCCGCGGTCTTCAGGTCGTCGTCGGGTGTCTTACCTGCCTGTTCGCCTTTTCCCTCGCCAGTACTGGCCTGTTCGGCGGTCTTGGCAGAGACGTCTTCGCCGAGGCGTTCGTGGGACTTGGGTCGCCACTCGTTCCACTCGTCGTACGCGTCGCCGGACGCACCCGCTTCACGGAGTGCCTCCGTGATGCGCTCGCCGTGTTCGACGATGTCGCCCCAATCGCCCCGGAGTTTGAAGCCGGAAACGCTCTCTTCCATTGATACGGACCCTAGCCGTCCTTTGATATACGCTTGTCGCCCGATGCTTCTCAGCTGTCTGATTTCTCTCGTCGCCTGTGTCCAGTCGTCGCCAGCGACGTCGCCGCCGACCAACTGGTCGTCTGACCGTCGTCGCTCTTCGACAGTTACCGACCGTAGGTCAGTTTCGTCGCTACGTCGTCGATTCGCTGCTTGAGTCGGCCGAGCAGTATCTGGGGTTTGTGGACGAGTTCCATCTCATCTTCGCTCACTTCGATGCGCTCGCCCTCGAAAGGGTTGTGACCGACGGGTTCGCTCTCCTCGTCTTCGGTCGTCATCGAGACGACGCTGGACATGGCACAGCGACCGCAGGACTCCGCTTTCTTTCCACCCATGCGTTACACTCACACGGTGGTTGTTCGTCTTCGCCCTTAAGGTTTCGTGCTACGGGGTGCGAACGCGGCGCGGAGTACCTTCGATTCGGCCTTCCGCAGATGTTCTGCCGCCGTACTCGGCGCACAACCCATCTCCGCCGCGATTGCTTCGTAGTCGCCTTCGCGGGGGATGTCGTAGTAGCCGACTTCGAGTGCGACCTCGACTGCCTCGCGCTGCCGCGGAGAGAGCAACGTCTCGGCCAGTGAGGGCGTCGCTCCCATGCCACTCACCTCGCCGATGGTCACCTCGAACGGCGATGGAACCTCCTCGACGGCGGCCTGTATCTCCTCGATTGGCCCGAACACCGAGAGTGTCACAGAGCCGTCTCCGTTGTAGTTTAGGGGCGGTAAGACGAGCAGACTGCCGCGAGTGAAGGTTCCGAAGAGTTGACTCGACACCTCGTTCAACTCGTTCTGGAGGTACGCGTAGGTGCGGTCCTCGCCCGCCGACACTACTTCGAAGTCCAGTACTTCCGCAACCTCGCGTAACTCCGCTCGAAACGTCTCGACGTCGCCCTCCGCGTACACCATAAGCCCCAGGCGGTCGCCCGAGACGTTCCAGTGCA
The sequence above is a segment of the Halorussus halophilus genome. Coding sequences within it:
- a CDS encoding hemolysin family protein; this translates as MFAQEAPPPEYFGIVFGDSLVTWLGAGAIVVLIGLSAFFSSSEIAMFSLAKHRVDALVEDGVPGSETVAALKNDPHRLLITILVGNNIVNIAMSSIATGVLALHMNQGTAVAVATFGITALVLLFGESAPKSYAVENTESWSLRIAKPLKFSEYALLPLVVLFDHLTRLVNRVTGGRSAIETSYVTRDEIQNLIETGEREGVIEEDEREMLQRIFRFNNTIAKEVMTPRLDMTAVPKDATIEEAIQTCIQSDHERVPIYEGSLDNVIGIVHIRDLVREHNYGERPDLELEDVIQPTLHVPESKNVDELLTEMRENRMQMVIVIDEFGTTEGLITMEDMVEEIVGDILEGEEEEPVEYVDDDTVIVRGELNIDEVNDALDIELPEGEEFETIAGFIFNRAGRLVEEGEDITYDGVRLYVEQVENTRIMKARVTKLDDEERAEVESEEEIEIEEGVEPESN
- a CDS encoding CRISPR-associated protein Cas4, with protein sequence MSKVPFSELSTAAYCPRKLYYQRRDEFEMPEEVEARRKLAFRYGDLLDASASELSGLPLHVSPEEFRRNLDRSRDRFSAVWPAIRNPNERERLTTGRECRGIVHKVLDLGVPTPSMVFTGDPPENGVWEGQSVRAVAAAKALSWEHEQSVERAFVEYPAHGIVREIDLHTRRKAAFRQALEAAQSIDGPPPRLSGDSKCEPCDYREECGVKTRSLRSMLGL
- a CDS encoding biotin transporter BioY — its product is MSTETETVELVGEEAVENVARAALLAALTGAFAYVSFPNPVSPVTISLQVLGVFLAGILLGPIWGGTSMGLYLVAGAVGAPIFAGGSSGVGVLFGQSGGYLWSYPVAAFLVGVIVHGGLRLTNPGERNVVRLVGAMVVGTAVIYAFGVVGLSLVLGMSLQKAFVAGALAFIPAEAFKIAAAVGIVNSDQIAAE
- a CDS encoding peptidoglycan DD-metalloendopeptidase family protein; translation: MKDEISRRSFLKASSASIVGGVGLTAASGSAAAHYVGLPVYTTTGLSVRNGPGTGYGRKAVAEQYTGGYIIDGPTNADGYTWWKVQYNGDGNNGRVTGWSAEGDNWLAHADFGYPCVGQVTQEHKSGHLALDIANDTGTNVYAARGGTVAVTDYESGGCGYYIKIDHANGYRTMYCHLSDILVSEGQSVNFGDHIGEMGSTGNSTGPHVHFTVEQNGAHQYVPGDLYDEIDNHAGLAKNYSGIGSL
- a CDS encoding L-threonylcarbamoyladenylate synthase, producing the protein MSDADIERAVEAIHDGDLVVYPTETVYGLGADALNETAVKRVFDAKRRDRDKPVSLAVPDVDSALNYVHASDREETFMREFLPGPVTVLCEKTDEVPDVLTGGRSRVGVRVPDHEGALALLREAAPTPVTSTSANVSGRPSATKIADLDSEIRDAVAVILDGGETDGGTGSTVVNVETGEIHRRGANAEAVEAWLAKQT
- a CDS encoding glutathione S-transferase N-terminal domain-containing protein, which codes for MSASTGDSGDITLYRLQACPYCERVVKKLQEYDLDYDSRFVEPMHSDRNVVKRISGKRTVPAIVDENTGVTMSESANIVEYLDATYGTGGA
- a CDS encoding redoxin domain-containing protein, giving the protein MVDFDVVTLPDTDHVDVGDTAPDFTRPLVNEEFWEDASLSDLTDEGPVLLVFYTMDGAFPATYVWNEIRDRGWGRNGEGDLTVVGLSISDPYAHKQLIEERGMDYRLFSDPQNGVAEEYGIVHDLDGMAGVSEPRPAVFLLDEDRTVEYAWVAQEWPDFPDYDEVESAVENL
- a CDS encoding helix-turn-helix domain-containing protein; the encoded protein is MRHVRLTVTPVGPESEVPTMYRVLSSAPYLDRVVGLHWNVSGDRLGLMVYAEGDVETFRAELREVAEVLDFEVVSAGEDRTYAYLQNELNEVSSQLFGTFTRGSLLVLPPLNYNGDGSVTLSVFGPIEEIQAAVEEVPSPFEVTIGEVSGMGATPSLAETLLSPRQREAVEVALEVGYYDIPREGDYEAIAAEMGCAPSTAAEHLRKAESKVLRAAFAPRSTKP
- a CDS encoding DUF5828 family protein; translation: MEESVSGFKLRGDWGDIVEHGERITEALREAGASGDAYDEWNEWRPKSHERLGEDVSAKTAEQASTGEGKGEQAGKTPDDDLKTAGEKISESYQKLEEEKTDEAVDSWQDSVSYVARAADSASRKAIRKVEDTVYQKVMTRLAPYYFDNDLISANVQQTGRGDGEETFVFEVNVNDDELKTMVSEKLAAYEDEIDRWHVDTEKRTDTVEVAEGVEAPEDEDEPKSTTT
- a CDS encoding inorganic phosphate transporter; the protein is MAVGGVATLVIAGVASLFMAWAIGAGSSGSTPFAPAVGANAISVMRAGFVVGLLGFLGAVLQGANVSEAVGTQLIEGVQLTAPAATTGLIVAALLVAFGVFTGYPIATAFTVTGAIVGVGLAMGGDPAWAKYRQISALWILTPFVGGSIAYGTAKLLRSERITERVAIPILAGFVGLIVANIRFTIFGTGDTSRSLAFALSRGLSLPVVSGIDTGRVAASLVIAGGVAALLFWDMEQDADAGQRHFLLALGSLVAFSAGGSQVGLAIGPLVPLLDPYAIPLIPVLVGGGIGLLAGSWTGAPRMIKALAQDYSALGPRRSIAALIPSFAIAQSAVFFGIPVSFNEIIVSAIIGSGYAAGGGGVSRKKMVYTVLAWLGSLVLAIGVGYGAFTAIDSAL
- a CDS encoding PAS domain S-box protein: MGYLSRIVSAVGGRRVVFTLGGLYLAFAVGFPVVGDGAVGEILTPPVLVGASGLVLCYTGYRLPQTNVRADLYDVVGSWCVRGIGAMFGIVSFGLLAGSVDDLVSALVVLPALASVAGLGMGYHDARARNRALDAEEKQREAERYSRELERYQTIVETVNDGIFVADEDNNFTLANEAYLELVGYEREELVGSHVSLVADERTDLDEIAEEVQRHLANGVAGGKTYETTLETASGDVVDVEWTIAPLPEQEGASHDKVVVVRDVTKRNEREQRLERQNERLDSFAGMIAHELRNPVAIGQIYSQQLPTEASPEAVEYVTEAFSRIENIIEVMLVITRGQEAISENTQVRLEDAAQRAWDEVDAANATLEVTTDQTVNADKTYVQHLFRNLFENAVEHGSTSHNLSDDDVEDGKTDVTVSVGELPTGFYVADDGTGIPEEAREGVFGTGYTTAANHGGMGLGLTFVQEMATVYEWTCELTESADGGAQFEFENVTQMQKTEK
- a CDS encoding conditioned medium-induced protein 4, producing MDEKTEELRDIFMDVTDESTVTERQEESHGSLSSEAEVEERLREVVARMRDRYDFGTTLTDEELVTVVRGFYAGDSDADIARELDDESLGKTVSRARIDLHLLRETDFDAPFDLDELRELLEDEVTNAEAAEQLDVSESTVRKYRRVVETEQERLTVSDQFRDEFENILKDRELTDRMTEEAQKDGLEDATEGMETNVSF